One genomic segment of Lysobacter sp. 5GHs7-4 includes these proteins:
- a CDS encoding thiamine pyrophosphate-dependent enzyme, translated as MSAQAQSSIFSSVPNFNAVPSPIPARMKGLNRAEICDLNFVEFVRAWNGRADARPAAHEAVLDGSALDAQGFRELFESQLISRHLDLMARVLRVQNKVFYTIGSSGHEGNAMVARLTRHTDPAFLHYRSGGFMAERFRKLPGMDPVMDSALSFAASKDDPASGGRHKVWGSKPLWVLPQTSTIASHLPKALGTAVAIETGRRLGHALPIPDDSIAICSFGDASANHATAQTAFNAAAWTAYQKLPAPVLFVCEDNGIGISVKTPGGWIGNRFRNMDGLDYFAADGLDLASGYADVQRAVEHCRRSRRPTFLHLRTTRIMGHAGTDFEIEWRSVEELCAVEASDPLLRSAAIALESGLMSREDVLALYEATRQRCFAAAEEADRRPKLDRLDEVIAPLAPYTPAAVADEAARADYAERRLQVFGGEAKLPENQPPRHLAIQINNALHDIFAKYPETLLFGEDVAQKGGVYTVTKGLQKAFGARRVFNTLLDETMILGMAQGFANVGLLPIPEIQYLAYFHNACDQIRGEAASLQFFSNNQYRNPMVVRIAGLGYQRGFGGHFHNDNSITALRDIPGLVVGCPSRGDDAATMLRTLTALAKVDGRVAVFLEPIALYMTKDLYEAGDGAWLTAYPSPDQAMALGEGRVYLPQDGSSGDDLVIFSYGNGVPMSLRAARAIEAKHGWKARVVDLRWLVPLNDAYIVEQARSAKRIIVVDEGRRSAGVGEGVITAIAEGGFGGRPFQRVVGVDTYTPLAGAAFLVIPGEDDIVAAADALA; from the coding sequence ATGTCAGCGCAAGCGCAGTCTTCGATCTTCAGCAGCGTTCCCAACTTCAACGCCGTGCCCAGCCCGATCCCGGCGCGCATGAAGGGCCTCAACCGCGCCGAGATCTGCGACCTCAACTTCGTCGAATTCGTGCGGGCCTGGAACGGCCGCGCCGACGCGCGCCCAGCCGCGCACGAGGCGGTGCTGGACGGCAGCGCGCTGGACGCGCAGGGCTTTCGCGAGCTGTTCGAATCGCAGCTGATCAGCCGTCATCTGGACCTGATGGCGCGCGTGCTGCGCGTGCAGAACAAGGTCTTCTACACCATCGGTTCCAGCGGCCACGAGGGCAACGCGATGGTCGCCCGGCTCACCCGCCACACCGATCCGGCGTTCCTGCATTACCGCAGCGGCGGCTTCATGGCCGAGCGCTTCCGCAAGCTGCCAGGCATGGATCCGGTGATGGATTCGGCGCTGTCGTTCGCCGCCAGCAAGGACGATCCGGCTTCCGGCGGCCGCCACAAGGTGTGGGGCAGCAAGCCCTTGTGGGTGCTGCCGCAGACCTCGACCATCGCCTCGCACCTGCCCAAGGCATTGGGCACCGCGGTCGCGATCGAAACCGGGCGCCGTCTCGGCCACGCGCTGCCGATTCCCGACGACAGCATCGCGATCTGCTCCTTCGGCGACGCCTCGGCCAATCACGCCACCGCCCAGACCGCGTTCAACGCCGCCGCCTGGACCGCCTACCAGAAGCTGCCGGCGCCGGTGCTGTTCGTGTGCGAGGACAACGGCATCGGCATCTCGGTGAAAACGCCGGGCGGCTGGATCGGCAACCGCTTCCGCAACATGGACGGCCTGGACTATTTCGCCGCCGACGGCCTCGATCTGGCCAGCGGCTACGCCGACGTGCAGCGCGCGGTCGAGCATTGCCGCCGCAGCCGCCGTCCGACCTTCCTGCACCTGCGCACCACCCGCATCATGGGTCACGCCGGCACCGACTTCGAGATCGAGTGGCGTTCGGTGGAAGAGCTGTGCGCGGTGGAGGCCAGCGATCCGCTGCTGCGTTCGGCCGCGATCGCGTTGGAGTCGGGCCTGATGTCGCGCGAGGACGTGCTGGCGCTGTACGAAGCCACGCGCCAGCGCTGCTTCGCCGCCGCCGAGGAGGCCGACCGCCGGCCCAAGCTCGACCGCCTCGACGAGGTGATCGCGCCGCTGGCGCCGTACACGCCCGCCGCGGTCGCCGACGAGGCCGCGCGCGCCGACTACGCCGAGCGCCGCCTGCAGGTGTTCGGCGGCGAGGCGAAACTGCCCGAGAACCAGCCGCCGCGGCATCTGGCGATCCAGATCAACAACGCGCTGCACGACATCTTCGCCAAGTACCCCGAGACCCTGCTGTTCGGCGAGGACGTGGCGCAAAAGGGCGGCGTCTACACCGTCACCAAGGGCCTGCAGAAGGCGTTCGGCGCGCGCCGCGTGTTCAACACCCTGCTGGACGAAACCATGATCCTGGGCATGGCCCAGGGCTTCGCCAACGTCGGCCTGCTGCCGATTCCCGAGATCCAATACCTGGCGTATTTCCACAACGCCTGCGACCAGATCCGCGGCGAGGCGGCCTCGCTGCAGTTCTTCAGCAACAACCAGTACCGCAATCCGATGGTGGTACGCATCGCCGGGTTGGGCTACCAGCGCGGTTTCGGCGGCCACTTCCACAACGACAACTCGATCACCGCGCTGCGCGACATCCCCGGCCTGGTGGTCGGCTGTCCCTCGCGCGGCGACGACGCGGCGACCATGCTGCGCACGCTGACCGCGCTGGCCAAGGTCGACGGGCGCGTGGCGGTGTTCCTGGAGCCGATCGCGCTGTACATGACCAAGGACCTGTACGAGGCCGGCGATGGCGCCTGGCTGACCGCGTATCCGTCGCCGGACCAGGCCATGGCCTTGGGCGAGGGCAGGGTGTACCTGCCGCAGGACGGCAGCAGCGGCGACGACCTGGTGATCTTCAGCTATGGCAACGGCGTGCCGATGAGCCTGCGCGCCGCGCGCGCGATCGAGGCCAAGCACGGCTGGAAGGCGCGCGTGGTCGATCTGCGCTGGCTGGTGCCGCTCAACGACGCCTACATCGTCGAACAGGCGCGCAGCGCCAAGCGCATCATCGTGGTCGACGAAGGCCGTCGCAGCGCCGGCGTGGGCGAGGGCGTGATCACCGCGATCGCCGAAGGCGGCTTCGGCGGCCGCCCGTTCCAGCGCGTGGTCGGCGTCGACACCTACACCCCGCTGGCCGGCGCCGCGTTCCTGGTGATTCCGGGCGAAGACGACATCGTCGCCGCCGCCGACGCCCTGGCCTGA
- a CDS encoding folate-binding protein has product MHDNPQPVSGQAFALPGHRVIELSGRDAAAFAQAQFMNDVNALAPGQWQWSGWLTPKGRVFALLALLRLADERLWLLLPDADADAFAAALRRFLFRSKTTIVVRDDVRALGRYAAPDAARGAVLAGDEIVGVELDYRGDGAARSLRLVVAADRAADEAAAARWAQDDLRHGLPRLGPSQVEQWTPQQLSLERLRAFSVKKGCYPGQEIVARTHFLGKAKRGLALVEPTFAVNAGAELRAPEAVLGTVVCAADDGPRHLALAVVPLERGETELSIDGHAVSEHALLDGLAR; this is encoded by the coding sequence ATGCATGACAACCCGCAGCCTGTGTCCGGACAGGCGTTCGCCCTGCCCGGCCACCGCGTGATCGAGCTTTCCGGCCGCGATGCGGCCGCTTTCGCGCAGGCGCAGTTCATGAACGACGTCAACGCCTTGGCCCCCGGCCAGTGGCAATGGAGCGGCTGGCTGACCCCGAAAGGCCGCGTGTTCGCGCTGTTGGCTTTGCTGCGTCTGGCCGATGAGCGGCTGTGGCTGCTGTTGCCCGATGCCGACGCCGACGCGTTCGCCGCGGCCCTGCGCCGATTCCTGTTCCGCAGCAAGACGACCATCGTCGTACGCGACGATGTGCGTGCGCTGGGGCGCTACGCAGCGCCGGACGCGGCGCGCGGCGCGGTTTTGGCCGGGGACGAGATCGTGGGCGTGGAACTGGACTACCGCGGCGACGGCGCCGCGCGCAGCCTGCGCCTCGTCGTGGCGGCGGATCGGGCGGCCGACGAGGCGGCCGCGGCCCGCTGGGCTCAGGACGATCTGCGCCATGGCCTGCCCCGCCTAGGGCCGTCGCAGGTCGAACAGTGGACGCCGCAGCAGTTGTCGCTGGAGCGTCTACGCGCTTTCAGCGTCAAGAAGGGCTGCTACCCGGGACAGGAGATCGTGGCGCGCACGCACTTCCTGGGGAAGGCCAAGCGCGGGTTGGCGTTGGTCGAGCCGACGTTCGCGGTAAACGCGGGTGCGGAGTTGCGCGCGCCCGAGGCGGTGCTGGGCACGGTCGTATGCGCGGCCGACGACGGCCCGCGTCATCTCGCGCTGGCGGTGGTGCCGCTGGAGCGCGGCGAGACCGAGCTCAGCATTGATGGGCATGCGGTGAGCGAGCATGCGTTGTTGGATGGTTTGGCGCGCTGA
- a CDS encoding DUF1674 domain-containing protein: MIGETTPEAAAAPQVPAPRTSVPATGSDAPPGKEIGGREGLEPTRYGDWEKNGRCIDF, translated from the coding sequence ATGATAGGCGAAACCACCCCGGAAGCAGCGGCGGCCCCCCAGGTCCCGGCCCCCAGGACTTCCGTTCCGGCCACCGGCAGCGATGCGCCACCGGGCAAGGAGATCGGCGGCCGCGAGGGTCTGGAGCCCACCCGCTACGGCGATTGGGAAAAAAACGGCCGCTGCATCGACTTCTAG
- the sdhC gene encoding succinate dehydrogenase, cytochrome b556 subunit: protein MANRERPLSPHLQVYAWQIQMVTSIVHRTTGCILSVGALLIAWGLVALAAGPEAWAQFTACARSPLGFLILFGWTWAFAFHLINGIRHLVQDAGFAYKIQSFVRNSWVSVIGSLVLTALIWIVAMMSRGGA from the coding sequence ATGGCGAACCGCGAACGTCCCTTGTCACCGCATCTGCAGGTCTACGCCTGGCAGATTCAGATGGTGACCTCGATCGTGCACCGGACCACCGGTTGCATCCTTTCCGTCGGCGCCCTGCTGATCGCCTGGGGCCTGGTCGCGCTGGCGGCCGGTCCCGAGGCCTGGGCCCAGTTCACCGCCTGCGCGCGCTCGCCGCTGGGCTTCCTGATCCTGTTCGGCTGGACCTGGGCGTTCGCCTTCCACCTGATCAACGGCATCCGCCACCTGGTCCAGGACGCGGGCTTCGCCTACAAGATCCAGTCCTTCGTGCGCAACAGCTGGGTCAGCGTCATCGGCAGCCTGGTGCTGACCGCGCTGATCTGGATCGTAGCGATGATGTCGCGGGGTGGCGCATGA
- the sdhD gene encoding succinate dehydrogenase, hydrophobic membrane anchor protein: MSIFSQKQLRNPLKSARGLGSAKDGTHHFVVQRVTAIALIFLSLYVLGLVISWIGGDYATVRASVAHPCNAVLLVAFLIAMFWHAKLGLQVVIEDYVHAPGLAIASQLAVVFICVLAALASVLAVIRIALGA; the protein is encoded by the coding sequence ATGAGCATCTTCAGCCAGAAGCAGCTGCGCAATCCGCTCAAGTCCGCGCGCGGCCTGGGCTCGGCGAAGGACGGCACCCACCACTTCGTGGTCCAGCGCGTCACCGCGATCGCGCTGATCTTCCTCAGCCTGTACGTGCTGGGCCTGGTGATCTCGTGGATCGGCGGCGATTACGCCACGGTGCGCGCCTCGGTCGCCCATCCCTGCAACGCCGTGCTGCTGGTGGCGTTCCTGATCGCGATGTTCTGGCACGCCAAGCTCGGCCTGCAGGTGGTCATCGAGGACTACGTGCACGCCCCGGGTCTGGCGATCGCCTCGCAACTCGCCGTCGTTTTCATTTGCGTCCTCGCTGCGCTCGCTAGCGTGCTCGCCGTCATCCGCATCGCGCTGGGAGCCTGA
- the sdhA gene encoding succinate dehydrogenase flavoprotein subunit, whose product MIVVGAGGAGLRATFGLAQKGLKTACITKVFPTRSHTVAAQGGISAALANMGEDDWRYHFFDTVKGSDWLGDQDAIEYMCKEAIPAIIELEHQGVPFSRTEEGKIYQRPFGGMTTKYGEGPPAQRTCAAADRTGHAILHTLYQQSLAHDAQFFIEYFALDLIMDADGACRGVLALDMAEGTLHLFRAQGTVLATGGYGRAYFSATSAHTCTGDGGGMALRAGLGLQDMEFVQFHPTGIYGAGCLITEGVRGEGGILRNSNGERFMERYAPSVKDLAPRDMVSRSMTIEIREGRGVGEHKDHILLDLTHLGPEVIHEKLPGIAESARIFANVDVEKEPIPVIPTVHYNMGGIPTNYHGEVVQLRDGNPDAVVPGLYAIGEAACVSVHGANRLGSNSLLDLVVFGRAVANRCAETVTPGAAQPRLAGDACDEALARLDKLRNANGGTPTAVIRDKMQRTMQADAAVFRTGETLSDGVRKIREIHASFADVKVSDRSLIWNSDLVETYELSNLLGQALATIVSAENRTESRGAHAREDFPTRDDAQWQKHTLCYVDESGATRIDYRPVHNYTLTDDVAYVPPKERKY is encoded by the coding sequence ATGATCGTGGTCGGCGCCGGCGGCGCCGGTCTGCGCGCCACCTTCGGCCTGGCCCAGAAGGGCCTGAAGACGGCCTGCATCACCAAGGTCTTCCCGACCCGTTCGCACACCGTCGCCGCACAGGGCGGCATCTCCGCCGCGCTGGCCAACATGGGCGAGGACGATTGGCGCTACCACTTCTTCGACACCGTCAAGGGTTCGGACTGGCTGGGCGACCAGGACGCGATCGAGTACATGTGCAAGGAGGCCATCCCGGCCATCATCGAGCTCGAGCACCAGGGCGTGCCGTTCTCGCGCACCGAAGAGGGCAAGATCTACCAGCGCCCGTTCGGCGGCATGACCACCAAGTACGGCGAAGGCCCGCCGGCGCAGCGCACCTGCGCCGCCGCCGACCGCACCGGCCACGCCATCCTGCACACGCTGTACCAGCAGTCGCTGGCGCACGACGCGCAGTTCTTCATCGAGTACTTCGCGCTCGACCTGATCATGGACGCCGACGGCGCCTGCCGCGGCGTGCTCGCGCTGGACATGGCCGAAGGCACGCTGCACCTGTTCCGCGCCCAGGGCACGGTGCTGGCCACCGGCGGCTACGGCCGCGCCTACTTCTCGGCGACGTCCGCCCACACCTGCACCGGCGACGGCGGCGGCATGGCGCTGCGCGCCGGCCTGGGCCTGCAGGACATGGAGTTCGTGCAGTTCCACCCGACCGGCATCTACGGCGCCGGCTGCCTGATCACCGAGGGCGTGCGAGGCGAGGGCGGCATCCTGCGCAACAGCAACGGCGAGCGCTTCATGGAGCGCTATGCGCCCAGCGTGAAGGACCTGGCGCCGCGCGACATGGTCAGCCGTTCGATGACCATCGAGATCCGCGAAGGCCGCGGCGTCGGCGAGCACAAGGACCACATCCTGCTCGACCTGACCCACCTCGGCCCGGAAGTGATCCACGAAAAGCTGCCGGGCATCGCCGAGTCGGCGCGCATCTTCGCCAACGTCGACGTCGAGAAGGAACCGATTCCGGTCATCCCGACCGTGCACTACAACATGGGCGGCATCCCCACCAACTACCACGGCGAAGTCGTGCAGTTGCGCGACGGCAACCCCGACGCGGTGGTGCCGGGCCTGTACGCGATCGGCGAGGCGGCCTGCGTGTCGGTGCACGGCGCCAACCGCCTGGGCTCGAACTCGCTGCTGGACCTGGTGGTGTTCGGCCGCGCCGTCGCCAACCGCTGCGCCGAGACCGTCACCCCCGGCGCGGCCCAGCCGCGCCTGGCCGGCGACGCCTGCGACGAGGCGCTGGCGCGCCTGGACAAGCTGCGCAACGCCAACGGCGGCACGCCGACCGCGGTGATCCGCGACAAGATGCAGCGCACCATGCAGGCCGACGCCGCGGTGTTCCGCACCGGCGAGACGCTCAGCGACGGCGTGCGCAAGATCCGCGAGATCCACGCGTCGTTCGCCGACGTCAAGGTCAGCGACCGTTCGTTGATCTGGAACTCGGACCTGGTCGAAACCTACGAGCTGTCCAATCTGCTCGGCCAGGCCCTGGCGACCATCGTTTCGGCCGAGAACCGCACCGAGTCGCGCGGCGCGCATGCGCGCGAGGACTTCCCGACGCGCGACGACGCGCAGTGGCAGAAGCACACGCTGTGCTATGTCGACGAGAGCGGCGCCACCCGCATCGACTACCGCCCGGTGCACAACTACACGCTCACCGACGACGTCGCCTACGTCCCGCCCAAGGAGCGTAAGTACTGA
- a CDS encoding succinate dehydrogenase iron-sulfur subunit, whose product MAQFVLPKNSQIQKGRHWATPGAKQPRTFKVYRWNPDDGMNPRVDTYEVDMATCGPMVLDALIKIKNEIDPTLTFRRSCREGICGSCAMNIDGTNTLACTKAIADCKGKTEVPIYPLPHMDVVKDLVPDLTHFYAQYASIKPWLRTQSATPSDRERLQSPEDRKKLDGLYECILCACCSTSCPSYWWNGDRYLGPAILLQAYRWIIDSRDEDTGARLDDLEDPFKLYRCHTIMNCARTCPKGLNPAQAIGEIKKLMLARRV is encoded by the coding sequence ATGGCCCAATTCGTCCTACCCAAGAACTCGCAGATCCAGAAGGGCCGCCACTGGGCCACGCCGGGCGCCAAGCAGCCGCGCACCTTCAAGGTCTACCGCTGGAACCCCGACGACGGCATGAACCCGCGCGTGGACACCTACGAGGTGGACATGGCGACCTGCGGTCCGATGGTTCTGGACGCGCTGATCAAGATCAAGAACGAGATCGACCCCACGCTCACCTTCCGCCGCTCCTGCCGCGAAGGCATCTGCGGTTCGTGCGCGATGAACATCGACGGCACCAACACGCTGGCCTGCACCAAGGCGATCGCCGACTGCAAGGGCAAGACCGAGGTGCCGATCTATCCGCTGCCGCACATGGACGTGGTCAAGGATCTGGTCCCCGACCTGACCCACTTCTACGCCCAGTACGCCTCGATCAAGCCCTGGCTGCGCACGCAGAGCGCGACCCCGTCCGACCGCGAGCGCCTGCAGTCGCCGGAAGACCGCAAGAAGCTCGACGGCCTCTACGAATGCATCCTGTGCGCCTGCTGCTCGACCAGCTGCCCGAGCTACTGGTGGAACGGCGACCGTTACCTGGGCCCGGCGATCCTGCTGCAGGCCTACCGCTGGATCATCGATTCACGCGACGAGGACACCGGCGCGCGTCTGGACGACCTGGAAGACCCGTTCAAGCTCTATCGCTGCCACACCATCATGAACTGCGCACGCACCTGCCCGAAGGGCTTGAACCCGGCGCAGGCGATCGGCGAAATCAAGAAGCTGATGCTGGCGCGCCGCGTCTGA
- a CDS encoding MAPEG family protein → MDSKTLFLPAAAMAALSLLVWLRLYWVRIGQMRRDRIHPQSVATSAQATARLTQSAAADNFRNLFELPVLFYLALTVAAATGLGDGVVLALAWAFVALRVLHSAIHCGYNRVMHRFAAYAAGATVLWALWGYLTWGLLSA, encoded by the coding sequence ATGGATTCCAAGACCCTGTTCCTTCCCGCTGCCGCGATGGCGGCGCTGAGCCTGCTGGTCTGGCTGCGCCTGTACTGGGTGCGCATCGGCCAGATGCGCCGCGACCGCATCCACCCGCAGTCGGTGGCGACCTCGGCGCAGGCCACGGCCAGGCTCACCCAGAGCGCCGCGGCCGACAACTTCCGCAACCTGTTCGAGCTGCCGGTGCTGTTCTACCTGGCGCTGACCGTGGCGGCCGCGACCGGCCTTGGCGATGGCGTGGTGCTGGCGCTGGCCTGGGCCTTCGTGGCCTTGCGCGTCTTGCACAGCGCGATTCATTGCGGCTACAACCGCGTCATGCACCGGTTCGCGGCCTATGCCGCCGGTGCGACCGTGTTGTGGGCGTTGTGGGGTTATCTGACCTGGGGATTGCTGAGCGCATGA
- a CDS encoding succinate dehydrogenase assembly factor 2 encodes MNDADAAELRRLRWRSRRGMRELDQLFGRYLDRAWAQDSEAQRGVFLHLLDCEDDKLWRWFMGYEACPDADLDALIQRIRAMPA; translated from the coding sequence ATGAACGACGCTGACGCCGCCGAACTGCGGCGCCTGCGCTGGCGCAGCCGGCGCGGCATGCGCGAGCTGGATCAGCTGTTCGGCCGCTACCTCGACCGCGCCTGGGCGCAGGATTCCGAAGCCCAGCGCGGGGTTTTCCTACATCTGCTGGATTGCGAGGACGATAAGCTCTGGCGCTGGTTCATGGGCTACGAAGCTTGTCCCGATGCCGACCTCGACGCGCTCATCCAACGCATCCGCGCCATGCCGGCTTGA
- a CDS encoding lipoprotein-releasing ABC transporter permease subunit codes for MFKPIPVAIGLRYLRAKRRNGFISFISLASIAGIALGVTALITTLAVMSGFQREIRDRMLQMAAHATVSAYGEPLVDWQRAVDAAVADKRVAGAAPYIEKETLLSGSRNQPAMVRGVLPAEEGKVSVLADKMVQGKLDSLTPGSYNIVLGKELALWLGVGVGDSVVMMTSDFRSTPMGALPQLKRFTVSGIFEAGYNEFDKGLAVVNLRDIQRVLRMGDGVTGVRLRLHDMDLAWDVARDLAIGLGGPYNVSDWTSDNANMFRALKMEKTIMAILLSLIIAMGAFNLVSSQVMLVTDKQADIAILRTLGLTPRGVMQVFVVQGTLIGVIGTVLGVIGGIVLTLNLEHILKAIEKVLGVQLLPEDVYYITGLPTDLQSGDVVAIAAVALAMAFVATIYPAWRAARTAPAEALRYE; via the coding sequence ATGTTCAAACCCATTCCTGTCGCCATCGGCCTGCGCTACCTGCGCGCCAAGCGCCGCAACGGCTTCATCTCCTTCATTTCGCTGGCCTCGATCGCGGGCATCGCCCTGGGCGTGACCGCGCTGATCACCACCTTGGCGGTGATGAGCGGCTTCCAGCGCGAAATCCGCGACCGCATGCTGCAGATGGCCGCCCACGCCACCGTCAGCGCCTACGGCGAGCCGCTGGTCGACTGGCAGCGCGCGGTCGACGCCGCCGTGGCCGACAAGCGCGTGGCCGGCGCGGCGCCCTACATCGAGAAGGAAACCCTGCTGTCGGGCTCGCGCAACCAGCCGGCGATGGTGCGCGGCGTGTTGCCGGCCGAGGAGGGCAAGGTCTCGGTGCTGGCCGACAAGATGGTCCAGGGCAAGCTCGATTCGCTGACCCCGGGCAGCTACAACATCGTGCTCGGCAAGGAGCTTGCGCTGTGGCTGGGCGTGGGCGTGGGCGACAGCGTGGTCATGATGACCTCCGACTTCCGCAGCACGCCGATGGGTGCGCTGCCGCAACTCAAGCGTTTCACGGTCAGCGGCATCTTCGAAGCCGGCTACAACGAGTTCGACAAGGGCCTGGCGGTGGTCAACCTGCGCGACATCCAGCGCGTGCTGCGCATGGGCGACGGCGTCACCGGCGTGCGCCTGAGACTGCACGACATGGACCTGGCCTGGGACGTCGCGCGCGATCTGGCGATCGGTTTGGGCGGCCCCTACAACGTCAGCGACTGGACCAGCGACAACGCCAACATGTTCCGGGCGTTGAAGATGGAAAAGACCATCATGGCGATCCTGCTGTCGCTGATCATCGCCATGGGCGCGTTCAACCTGGTGTCCTCGCAGGTGATGCTGGTCACCGACAAGCAGGCCGATATCGCGATCCTGCGCACCCTGGGCCTGACCCCGCGCGGCGTGATGCAGGTGTTCGTGGTCCAGGGCACCCTGATCGGCGTGATCGGCACCGTGCTGGGCGTGATCGGCGGCATCGTCCTCACTCTCAACCTCGAGCACATCCTCAAGGCGATCGAGAAGGTGCTGGGCGTGCAGTTGCTGCCCGAGGACGTCTACTACATCACCGGCCTGCCCACCGACCTGCAATCGGGCGACGTGGTCGCGATCGCCGCGGTGGCGCTGGCTATGGCCTTCGTCGCCACCATCTATCCCGCCTGGCGCGCCGCGCGCACGGCGCCGGCGGAGGCGCTGCGCTATGAGTGA
- the lolD gene encoding lipoprotein-releasing ABC transporter ATP-binding protein LolD has translation MSDPHMPSDDNAVIRCSDLAMTYAEGKMRTPVFDGLDLAVQRGETVAILGASGAGKSTLLHLLGGLDTPTAGEVFVAGQRMNALSDAARGALRNRALGFVYQFHHLLPEFTALENVMLPVLLAGAGVPDASQRAKALLESVGLGHRLEHKPGELSGGERQRAAVARALVNKPACVLGDEPTGNLDEKTAATVFELMLALNREQGTSLVLVTHDRRLARKLDRVLELHEGKLRQLAASEV, from the coding sequence ATGAGTGATCCGCACATGCCGTCCGACGACAACGCGGTGATCCGCTGCTCCGACCTGGCCATGACCTATGCCGAGGGCAAGATGCGCACGCCCGTGTTCGACGGCCTGGACCTGGCGGTGCAGCGCGGCGAGACCGTCGCCATCCTGGGCGCGTCCGGCGCCGGCAAGAGCACCTTGCTGCACCTGCTGGGCGGCCTGGACACCCCGACCGCGGGCGAGGTTTTCGTCGCCGGCCAGCGCATGAACGCCTTGTCCGATGCCGCCCGTGGCGCGCTGCGCAACCGCGCGCTGGGCTTCGTCTACCAGTTTCACCACCTGCTGCCCGAGTTCACCGCGCTGGAGAACGTGATGCTGCCGGTGCTGCTGGCCGGCGCCGGCGTGCCCGACGCCAGCCAGCGCGCGAAGGCGTTGCTGGAGTCGGTGGGCTTGGGCCACCGCCTCGAACACAAGCCGGGCGAGCTGTCCGGCGGCGAACGCCAGCGCGCCGCGGTGGCGCGCGCCCTGGTCAACAAGCCGGCCTGCGTGCTCGGCGACGAGCCCACCGGCAACCTCGACGAGAAGACCGCGGCGACCGTGTTCGAACTGATGCTGGCCTTGAACCGCGAACAGGGCACCAGCCTGGTGCTGGTCACCCACGACCGCCGTCTCGCACGCAAGCTGGATCGCGTGCTGGAACTGCACGAAGGCAAACTAAGGCA